A DNA window from Trichosurus vulpecula isolate mTriVul1 chromosome 2, mTriVul1.pri, whole genome shotgun sequence contains the following coding sequences:
- the C1QB gene encoding complement C1q subcomponent subunit B, which translates to MKMEPLEWTLVALLPLALAVVTLAEVPCNGYAAIPGIPGTPGVAGTNGKDGSPGIKGEKGLPGELGDSGEIGEKGDSGSPGNPGKVGPKGPTGPKGIPGPVGPPGPPGEFGDYGNVAKSAFSASRSIHGQLRRDQPIRFDRIITRSGSDYEPRSGKFSCRTPGLYYFTYHASSRGNLCVILIKSSRGAAKEGVVTFCDFVYGTFQVTTGGVVLKLSEGDSVWLEVNDKNSMVGVDGANSIFSGFLLFPDS; encoded by the exons ATGAAGATGGAACCTTTGGAGTGGACATTGGTGGCATTGCTCCCGCTGGCCCTGGCTGTTGTCACACTGGCCGAGGTCCCCTGCAATGGGTACGCTGCCATCCCAGGGATTCCTGGAACACCAGGGGTGGCTGGCACCAATGGCAAGGATGGCAGCCCtgggataaagggagagaaag GGCTGCCAGGAGAGTTGGGAGATTCAGGAGAAATTGGGGAAAAGGGAGATTCTGGGAGCCCTGGAAACCCAGGGAAAGTTGGTCCGAAGGGTCCCACTGGCCCCAAAGGCATCCCTGGGCCTGTCGGTCCCCCTGGACCTCCAGGTGAATTCGGAGACTATGGCAACGTGGCGAAGTCGGCCTTCTCTGCCTCAAGGAGCATCCATGGTCAGCTCCGAAGGGATCAGCCCATCCGCTTTGACCGGATTATCACCAGGTCAGGCAGCGATTACGAGCCCCGGAGTGGCAAGTTTAGTTGCCGGACCCCAGGACTCTACTACTTCACCTACCATGCCAGCTCCCGAGGCAACCTGTGTGTCATCCTAATCAAGTCGAGCCGAGGTGCAGCTAAGGAGGGAGTGGTGACCTTCTGTGActttgtctatggtaccttccAGGTCACCACAGGAGGGGTGGTCCTCAAGCTGTCAGAGGGTGATTCCGTTTGGCTGGAGGTCAACGACAAAAATTCCATGGTGGGGGTGGACGGAGCCAATAGCATTTTCTCTGGGTTCCTGCTCTTCCCTGATTCATGA